One region of Microbacterium sp. M28 genomic DNA includes:
- the recA gene encoding recombinase RecA, with protein sequence MPSPADREKALESALAQIDRQFGKGSVMRLGSDERAPVEVIPTGSIALDVALGVGGLPRGRIIEIYGPESSGKTTLTLHAIANVQRQGGIAAFVDAEHALDPDYAKKLGVDIDALLVSQPDTGEQALEIADMLVRSGAIDLVVIDSVAALVPRAEIEGEMGDSHVGLQARLMSQALRKLTGGLNQTNTTMIFINQLREKIGVFFGSPETTAGGKALKFYASVRLDIRRIETLKDGTEAVGNRTRVKVVKNKMAPPFKQAEFDILYGIGISREGSLIDFGVEHGIVKKSGSWYTYDGDQLGQGKENARTFLLNNPDIARTIETQIKQKLGIGGAAASEAADELAQRRPA encoded by the coding sequence ATGCCATCACCCGCAGACCGCGAGAAGGCCCTCGAATCGGCCCTCGCCCAGATCGACCGCCAGTTCGGAAAGGGCTCGGTCATGCGACTGGGCAGCGACGAGCGCGCGCCTGTCGAGGTCATTCCCACCGGCTCCATCGCGCTGGATGTCGCGCTCGGCGTCGGTGGGCTGCCCCGCGGACGCATCATCGAGATCTACGGCCCCGAGTCCTCCGGTAAGACCACTCTGACCCTGCATGCGATCGCGAACGTGCAGCGTCAGGGCGGCATCGCCGCGTTCGTCGACGCAGAGCACGCGCTCGACCCCGACTACGCGAAGAAGCTCGGCGTCGACATCGACGCGCTGCTGGTGTCCCAGCCGGACACCGGCGAGCAGGCGCTCGAGATCGCGGACATGCTGGTGCGGTCGGGCGCGATCGACCTCGTCGTCATCGACTCCGTCGCCGCGCTCGTGCCCCGCGCCGAGATCGAGGGCGAGATGGGTGATTCGCACGTCGGTCTCCAGGCGCGCCTGATGTCGCAGGCGCTCCGCAAGCTCACCGGTGGTCTCAACCAGACCAACACGACCATGATCTTCATCAACCAGCTGCGTGAGAAGATCGGCGTCTTCTTCGGATCCCCGGAGACCACGGCCGGCGGTAAGGCGCTGAAGTTCTACGCCTCGGTCCGCCTGGACATCCGTCGTATCGAGACGCTGAAGGACGGTACGGAGGCGGTCGGAAACCGCACGCGCGTGAAGGTCGTCAAGAACAAGATGGCTCCGCCGTTCAAGCAGGCGGAGTTCGACATCCTCTACGGCATCGGCATCTCCCGCGAAGGCAGCCTGATCGACTTCGGCGTGGAGCACGGCATCGTGAAGAAGTCGGGCTCCTGGTACACCTACGACGGTGACCAGCTCGGCCAGGGCAAGGAGAACGCGCGTACGTTCCTCCTCAACAACCCCGACATCGCGCGGACGATCGAGACGCAGATCAAGCAGAAGCTGGGCATCGGCGGTGCCGCGGCTTCTGAGGCTGCGGATGAGCTCGCTCAGCGCCGCCCGGCCTGA
- a CDS encoding regulatory protein RecX: MTGEIGGEDGLAPVIPLFGREAAPERPAKRRSEAVEGPPAAESWHPTWAGGDDADSGTPSAQHPAYRGEARATPKLRALRPHQSEAAADSGDTLDADSIREKAEETLVRKLRTRSLSIAEARAVLKGYELQGQRIEAAQIDDVIDDFCRRGYLDDAILAGHLVTSGVERKGQGRVALSRALAQRGIPRDVIDAALDELPDDDAERALDFARTKARSLARLDDDTALRRLVGQLARRGYNGAVAMKAAKTALAENGSGGPGGGVRFVDSD, encoded by the coding sequence ATGACCGGTGAGATCGGGGGCGAGGACGGCCTCGCCCCCGTGATCCCGCTGTTCGGTCGGGAGGCAGCGCCAGAACGGCCGGCGAAGCGCCGGTCCGAGGCCGTCGAGGGTCCTCCTGCCGCCGAATCCTGGCATCCGACATGGGCCGGCGGAGACGACGCCGATTCCGGTACGCCGAGTGCACAGCATCCCGCCTACCGGGGCGAAGCCCGCGCCACCCCGAAACTGAGGGCGTTGCGCCCGCACCAGAGCGAGGCGGCCGCCGACAGCGGCGACACGCTGGACGCCGACAGCATCCGTGAGAAGGCCGAAGAGACGCTCGTGCGCAAGCTCCGCACACGCTCGCTCTCGATCGCGGAAGCACGGGCTGTGCTGAAGGGGTATGAGCTCCAGGGGCAGCGGATCGAGGCCGCGCAGATCGACGACGTCATCGATGACTTCTGTCGCCGCGGATACCTGGACGATGCGATCCTGGCCGGTCATCTCGTGACCTCCGGGGTGGAGCGCAAGGGCCAGGGCCGCGTCGCGCTCAGTCGTGCACTCGCCCAACGCGGCATCCCTCGTGACGTCATCGATGCAGCTCTGGACGAGCTGCCGGATGACGACGCCGAACGCGCGCTCGATTTCGCCCGAACGAAGGCGAGATCCCTCGCACGGCTCGACGACGACACCGCTCTGCGGCGCCTGGTCGGGCAGCTGGCACGTCGGGGCTACAACGGCGCGGTCGCGATGAAGGCGGCCAAGACGGCGCTGGCGGAGAACGGCTCAGGAGGTCCCGGCGGCGGCGTCCGGTTCGTCGACTCCGACTGA
- the miaB gene encoding tRNA (N6-isopentenyl adenosine(37)-C2)-methylthiotransferase MiaB, which yields MTTPRSEPTIIAPSSAATGDDGRQRSYEVRTFGCQMNVHDSERLSGSLESAGYIKAAVGEEADVVIINTCAVRDNAAGKLYGTLGHLKSRKDKHEGMQIAVGGCLAQMDKDAVLDKAPWVDVVFGTHNMGSLPGLLERARHNGDAELEILESLEVFPSTLPTKRDSAHSGWVSISVGCNNTCTFCIVPSLRGKEKDRRPGDILNEIRLLVEDGAIEVTLLGQNVNSYGVEFGDRRAFGKLLRAAGEIDGLERIRFTSPHPAAFTDDVIAAMAETPSVMPQLHMPLQSGSDRILKAMRRSYRSEKFLGILDRVREQIPNAAISTDIIVGFPGETDEDFEDTMRVVEQARFANAFTFQYSIREGTPAATMADQVPKEVVQERYNRLLALQERISLEENRNQVGRQVEVLVSVGEGKKDAETHRLTGRAEDNRLVHFEVTPGSEIPRPGDVVTVTVTHGAPFHLLADDPTGAPLKIRRTRGGDAWDRAQAESCGVPTPAGASSAPGAVSLGLPTLRVGV from the coding sequence ATGACTACTCCGCGCAGCGAACCGACGATCATCGCGCCCTCCTCTGCGGCTACCGGCGACGACGGACGACAGCGCTCCTACGAGGTGCGCACCTTCGGTTGTCAGATGAACGTGCACGACTCCGAGCGTCTCTCCGGATCCCTGGAGAGCGCCGGCTACATCAAGGCAGCAGTCGGCGAGGAAGCCGACGTCGTCATCATCAACACGTGCGCGGTCCGTGACAACGCTGCGGGCAAGCTGTACGGAACGCTCGGGCACCTGAAGAGCCGTAAGGACAAGCACGAGGGCATGCAGATCGCCGTGGGCGGCTGCCTCGCGCAGATGGACAAGGACGCCGTGCTCGACAAGGCGCCCTGGGTGGACGTGGTCTTCGGCACGCACAACATGGGGTCGCTTCCCGGGCTGCTCGAGCGTGCGCGCCACAACGGCGACGCTGAGCTCGAGATCCTCGAGTCCCTCGAGGTGTTCCCCTCGACGCTGCCCACGAAGCGCGATTCGGCGCACAGCGGCTGGGTGTCGATCTCGGTCGGCTGCAACAACACGTGCACGTTCTGCATCGTGCCGAGCCTGCGCGGCAAGGAGAAGGATCGTCGCCCTGGCGACATCCTGAACGAGATCCGCCTGCTCGTCGAGGACGGCGCGATCGAGGTCACTCTCCTCGGCCAGAACGTCAACTCGTACGGCGTCGAGTTCGGCGATCGTCGGGCCTTCGGCAAGCTGCTGCGTGCAGCAGGCGAGATCGACGGGCTGGAGCGCATCCGCTTCACCAGCCCCCATCCCGCCGCCTTCACGGATGACGTGATCGCCGCCATGGCCGAGACCCCCTCCGTGATGCCCCAGCTGCACATGCCGCTGCAGTCCGGCAGCGACCGGATCCTCAAGGCCATGCGTCGCTCCTACCGGAGTGAGAAGTTCCTCGGCATCCTCGACCGGGTGCGGGAGCAGATTCCGAACGCGGCGATCTCGACCGACATCATCGTCGGATTCCCCGGCGAGACGGACGAGGACTTCGAGGACACCATGCGGGTCGTGGAGCAGGCGCGCTTCGCGAACGCCTTCACGTTCCAGTACTCGATCCGCGAGGGCACTCCCGCCGCGACCATGGCGGACCAGGTTCCCAAGGAGGTCGTGCAGGAGCGATACAACCGCCTGCTCGCCCTGCAGGAGCGCATCTCCCTGGAGGAGAACCGGAACCAGGTCGGACGGCAGGTCGAGGTGCTGGTCTCGGTCGGCGAGGGTAAGAAGGATGCGGAGACGCACCGTCTGACCGGCCGCGCCGAGGACAACCGTCTGGTGCACTTCGAGGTGACACCAGGCTCCGAGATCCCGCGGCCCGGCGATGTCGTGACGGTGACGGTCACGCACGGAGCGCCCTTCCACCTGCTCGCGGACGATCCGACGGGAGCGCCGCTGAAGATCCGCCGCACGCGCGGTGGGGATGCGTGGGACCGTGCACAGGCGGAGTCCTGCGGCGTGCCGACGCCCGCTGGAGCATCGAGCGCGCCCGGTGCGGTGTCGCTGGGCCTGCCGACGCTTCGCGTGGGAGTCTGA
- the miaA gene encoding tRNA (adenosine(37)-N6)-dimethylallyltransferase MiaA → MTRLWAVVGATGTGKSDLALRLAAELRARGNPAEIVNADAMQLYRGMDIGTAKLPLQERLGIPHHLFDVREVTEEAAVAWYQPLARSVIADIHSREGDVILVGGSGLYVSSVIFDFRFPPRDAAVRERLERELEAKGAGVLYARLQAQDAATAARVDPKNGRRIVRALEVLEQGEATHGAALPEQPVLWHPDTRILGVAVDRAVLVERLDRRVVRMWEQGMLDEVAALRARGLEDGVTARRAIGYAQALAQLSGAMTQTEAIAETQALTRRYARRQVSWFKRYPGIEWVSPMSEVADILRR, encoded by the coding sequence GTGACCCGGCTCTGGGCGGTGGTCGGCGCGACGGGCACGGGAAAGAGCGATCTCGCGCTGCGACTGGCGGCCGAACTCCGTGCGCGCGGCAATCCGGCCGAGATCGTCAACGCCGACGCGATGCAGCTCTACCGTGGCATGGACATCGGCACGGCCAAGCTGCCCTTGCAGGAGCGCCTGGGCATCCCGCACCACCTCTTCGATGTGCGTGAGGTGACGGAGGAAGCGGCGGTGGCCTGGTATCAGCCGCTGGCGCGGTCCGTGATCGCCGACATCCACTCCCGCGAGGGCGACGTGATCCTCGTCGGAGGGTCCGGGCTGTACGTGTCGAGTGTCATCTTCGATTTCCGCTTCCCGCCCAGAGACGCTGCGGTCCGCGAACGGCTGGAGCGCGAACTCGAAGCGAAGGGAGCGGGGGTGCTGTACGCACGCCTGCAGGCTCAGGATGCCGCCACTGCGGCGCGCGTGGACCCGAAGAACGGCCGCCGCATCGTCCGTGCCCTGGAGGTCCTCGAGCAGGGCGAGGCAACACATGGCGCAGCACTGCCCGAGCAGCCGGTGCTGTGGCATCCCGACACCCGGATTCTCGGGGTGGCGGTCGACCGAGCCGTGCTCGTGGAGCGCCTGGATCGTCGGGTCGTTCGGATGTGGGAGCAGGGGATGCTCGACGAGGTCGCGGCCCTGCGTGCACGCGGGCTCGAGGACGGCGTCACAGCGCGCAGGGCGATCGGCTACGCCCAGGCGCTCGCGCAGCTGAGCGGCGCGATGACGCAGACCGAGGCGATCGCCGAGACGCAGGCGCTGACGCGTCGGTACGCCAGACGTCAGGTGTCGTGGTTCAAGCGCTACCCTGGCATCGAGTGGGTCTCGCCGATGTCGGAGGTCGCTGACATCCTGAGGCGATGA
- a CDS encoding dihydrofolate reductase family protein: MTTHYFTATSLDGFIATPEHSLDWLLKQDFDEEGPMAYPSFIETIGALAMGASTYEWVMRHEEGRWGYTQPTWVFTHRELAAPETGEVRFTQADVREVHAAMREAADGKDLWIVGGGDLAGQFADAGLLDEVWLQYAPVTLGAGAPVLPRSLDLELVEFARNRNFLCGRYRVLSAE; encoded by the coding sequence ATGACCACCCACTACTTCACCGCCACCAGTCTCGACGGATTCATCGCGACGCCGGAGCACTCGCTCGACTGGCTGCTCAAGCAGGACTTCGACGAGGAAGGGCCGATGGCGTACCCATCGTTCATCGAGACGATAGGCGCCCTGGCGATGGGTGCGTCCACTTACGAGTGGGTGATGCGCCATGAAGAGGGCCGGTGGGGCTACACGCAGCCGACGTGGGTTTTCACGCACCGTGAACTGGCTGCGCCGGAAACCGGCGAGGTGCGCTTCACACAGGCCGACGTGCGCGAGGTCCATGCGGCGATGCGCGAGGCGGCGGACGGCAAGGATCTCTGGATCGTCGGCGGAGGAGACCTGGCCGGGCAGTTCGCGGATGCCGGGCTTCTCGACGAGGTCTGGTTGCAGTACGCGCCCGTGACACTCGGCGCGGGGGCGCCCGTGCTGCCGCGATCGCTCGACCTCGAGCTGGTCGAGTTCGCCCGCAACAGGAACTTCCTGTGCGGCCGGTACCGGGTCCTGTCCGCCGAATAG
- a CDS encoding NUDIX hydrolase, which produces MAHSFSLIPASYVFLRKGGDVLLQLRHNTGYMDGCWVAGAAGHVEPGETARQAAVREAREELGVILRPEDLTLATVMQRTDGTDAPREQRIEWFWTATSWGGVPTIQEPHKAAAIRWWSLDALPDEVPDYELSVLAGLRSGGLPLDSAFGFDR; this is translated from the coding sequence GTGGCACACTCCTTTTCACTGATCCCCGCTTCCTACGTGTTCCTCCGAAAGGGCGGAGACGTCCTCCTTCAGCTGCGGCACAACACCGGATACATGGACGGATGCTGGGTCGCCGGTGCCGCCGGACACGTCGAGCCGGGGGAGACGGCCAGGCAGGCGGCGGTGCGGGAGGCGCGCGAAGAACTGGGCGTGATCCTCCGGCCCGAGGATCTGACGCTCGCGACGGTCATGCAGCGCACCGACGGCACGGATGCACCCCGCGAGCAACGCATCGAGTGGTTCTGGACGGCCACCTCCTGGGGAGGAGTGCCGACGATCCAGGAGCCGCACAAGGCAGCCGCCATTCGCTGGTGGTCGCTGGATGCTCTGCCGGATGAGGTGCCGGACTACGAACTTTCCGTGCTGGCCGGCCTGCGCTCCGGCGGGCTTCCGCTCGACTCGGCGTTCGGGTTCGACCGTTGA
- a CDS encoding GNAT family acetyltransferase, with protein sequence MTTIRPFEGPDSEAVVALWQEAGLVRPWNDPYADIERKVAVQPELFLVAEDADGIVGSVMAGYDGHRGWIYYLASAAHRRGEGIGRALLAEAEQRLLSMGCPKVQLMVRRENDEVMAFYDQVGYERFDVSLTGKRLISD encoded by the coding sequence TTGACGACGATCCGCCCGTTCGAAGGGCCGGATTCGGAAGCGGTCGTGGCTCTCTGGCAAGAGGCTGGGCTCGTCCGTCCATGGAATGATCCGTACGCCGACATCGAACGCAAGGTGGCCGTGCAACCCGAGCTGTTCCTGGTCGCCGAGGATGCCGATGGGATCGTCGGGTCGGTGATGGCGGGCTACGACGGACATCGGGGCTGGATCTACTATCTCGCCAGTGCTGCACATCGCCGGGGCGAGGGGATCGGCCGTGCGCTCCTGGCGGAAGCGGAACAGCGTCTCCTGTCGATGGGCTGCCCGAAGGTGCAGCTCATGGTGCGCAGGGAGAACGACGAAGTCATGGCGTTCTACGACCAGGTCGGATACGAACGGTTCGATGTCAGCTTGACCGGGAAGCGCCTGATCTCCGACTGA
- the dapF gene encoding diaminopimelate epimerase, with product MVAFTKGHGTGNDFVIIADPEGELELTPEQVAAICDRHFGIGADGVLRVVRSNAIAEGAASLAEEPAAEWFMDYRNADGSIAEMCGNGIRVFAHYLVRAGLATIEPGSTLPIGTRAGVRDVTRSETGYQVDLGRWKLTGADPLVRARGLDVARPSTGIDVGNPHVVVALASDQELSSLELEYAPILDPQLPAGANIEFVVPGEPLVRDGIGHVSMRVFERGVGETLSCGTGVAATALAVRYWAGDRAPDNWRVEVPGGTLGVRMFPAEDGEHVALSGPAQLVFRGEIDLV from the coding sequence ATGGTCGCATTCACCAAGGGTCACGGCACGGGCAACGATTTCGTCATCATCGCCGACCCCGAAGGCGAACTCGAGTTGACCCCCGAGCAGGTCGCCGCGATCTGCGACCGGCATTTCGGGATCGGTGCCGACGGAGTGCTGCGCGTCGTGCGATCGAACGCCATCGCCGAGGGTGCGGCATCCCTGGCCGAGGAGCCCGCAGCCGAGTGGTTCATGGACTACCGCAACGCGGACGGTTCGATCGCGGAGATGTGCGGCAACGGCATCCGGGTGTTCGCGCACTACCTGGTGCGCGCGGGGCTCGCGACCATCGAGCCCGGCTCGACGCTGCCGATCGGCACGCGCGCCGGCGTGCGCGATGTCACGCGCAGCGAGACCGGCTATCAGGTGGATCTCGGCCGCTGGAAGCTGACGGGAGCCGATCCGCTGGTGCGTGCCCGCGGGCTCGATGTCGCGCGTCCCAGCACCGGGATCGATGTCGGCAATCCGCACGTCGTCGTAGCGCTCGCCTCCGATCAGGAGCTCTCCAGTCTCGAACTCGAGTACGCGCCCATCCTCGATCCTCAGCTGCCCGCGGGGGCGAACATCGAGTTCGTCGTGCCGGGAGAGCCGCTGGTGCGCGACGGCATCGGTCACGTCTCGATGCGCGTCTTCGAACGCGGCGTCGGGGAGACGCTCAGCTGCGGCACGGGTGTCGCCGCCACGGCTCTCGCCGTCCGATACTGGGCGGGCGACCGTGCGCCGGACAACTGGCGCGTCGAGGTGCCAGGCGGAACGCTCGGCGTCCGGATGTTCCCGGCCGAGGACGGGGAGCACGTCGCGCTCTCCGGGCCCGCGCAGCTCGTGTTCCGAGGCGAGATCGACCTGGTCTGA
- a CDS encoding HAD family hydrolase, translated as MGPVELVIFDCDGVLVDSEKLAVRVDRHVLSELGWDLTETEIVHRFVGRSAAHFRQEVEAHLGRPLADDWETPYQALYDETFERDLEPVDGIVSALERIVAAAATCVASSGSHAKIRRSLGLTGLLRRFDDRIFSASDVAEGKPAPDLFLHAAARMGVPPDRCVVIEDSRFGVAAARAAGMRAFGYSGGLTPAEWLEGENTTVFDDMERLPELLGLSTR; from the coding sequence GTGGGTCCGGTCGAGCTGGTGATCTTCGACTGCGACGGAGTGCTCGTCGACAGCGAGAAGCTCGCTGTCCGGGTCGATCGGCACGTGCTGTCGGAACTCGGATGGGACCTCACCGAAACCGAGATCGTGCACCGTTTCGTCGGCCGGTCGGCTGCGCACTTCCGCCAGGAGGTCGAGGCACATCTGGGCCGGCCTCTCGCGGACGACTGGGAGACGCCGTATCAGGCTCTGTACGACGAGACCTTCGAGCGGGACCTGGAACCGGTGGACGGGATCGTCTCGGCGCTCGAGCGCATCGTGGCGGCGGCAGCCACGTGCGTCGCATCCAGCGGCTCGCACGCGAAGATCCGCCGAAGTCTGGGGCTGACGGGCCTGCTGCGCCGCTTCGACGACCGCATTTTCAGCGCCTCTGATGTCGCAGAAGGCAAGCCGGCGCCAGACCTGTTCCTGCATGCCGCGGCTCGCATGGGAGTGCCGCCCGACCGGTGCGTCGTCATCGAGGACAGCCGATTCGGCGTCGCGGCCGCACGAGCGGCCGGGATGCGCGCGTTCGGCTACTCGGGTGGTCTCACGCCGGCGGAATGGCTCGAGGGCGAGAACACCACGGTTTTCGACGACATGGAACGCCTGCCCGAACTGCTCGGACTGTCGACGAGATAG
- a CDS encoding class I SAM-dependent methyltransferase has product MGSDHYFTAAPASPENLRTIDVTLAGRPVTVTTAGGVFSPERLDAGTAVLFANMPPVPPGGDFLDLGAGWGPISLTMAMLAPHATVWAVDVNERALDLVRRNADALGLDNINAVRPEDVPADVTFRTIRSNPPIRVGKDILHDMLEQWIPRLDERSDAWLVVQRNLGADSLQRWMAATFQPGYSVFRTATGKGYRVLKVRKHGTPPTEPIDVA; this is encoded by the coding sequence ATGGGGTCCGACCACTACTTCACTGCGGCCCCGGCAAGCCCCGAGAATCTGCGCACCATCGATGTGACACTGGCCGGTCGGCCGGTCACGGTGACGACAGCTGGGGGTGTTTTCAGCCCCGAGCGGCTGGATGCCGGCACTGCAGTCCTCTTCGCCAACATGCCACCTGTTCCGCCCGGTGGGGATTTTCTCGACCTCGGAGCCGGATGGGGTCCGATCAGCCTCACGATGGCGATGCTGGCCCCGCACGCCACCGTGTGGGCCGTCGACGTGAACGAGCGGGCGCTCGATCTCGTGCGACGCAACGCCGACGCCTTGGGCCTCGATAACATCAACGCGGTGCGCCCCGAGGATGTTCCCGCCGACGTGACCTTCCGCACGATCCGGTCGAATCCACCCATCCGGGTCGGCAAGGACATCCTGCACGACATGCTCGAGCAGTGGATCCCCCGTCTCGACGAACGCAGTGACGCATGGCTGGTCGTGCAGCGCAACCTGGGCGCCGACTCCCTGCAGCGCTGGATGGCCGCGACGTTCCAGCCCGGGTACAGCGTGTTCCGCACGGCCACCGGCAAGGGCTACCGCGTTCTCAAAGTGCGCAAGCACGGCACGCCGCCGACGGAGCCGATCGACGTGGCGTGA
- the hflX gene encoding GTPase HflX produces the protein MTETTNDKRTDETVERILANAEQRTEAHVFGAAQAIQDAATATHTDADGAQWDLDDRHALRRVAGLSTELEDVTEVEYRQLRLENVVLVGVYPQGAQEDAENSLRELAALSETAGAVVLDGLLQRRPHPDPATYIGRGKAQELKDIVAATGADTVIADTELAPSQRRALEDVVKVKVIDRTTVILDIFSQHAKSREGKAQVELAQLEYLLPRLRGWGDSMSRQAGGQVGAGGAGMGSRGPGETKIELDRRRIRTKMALLRRQIRDFKPAREAKRAERKRNTIPSVAIAGYTNAGKSSLLNALTNAGVLVENALFATLDATVRRTETADGRVFTLTDTVGFVRNLPHQLVEAFRSTLEEVGEADVVLHVVDGSHPDPAGQLQTVRDVLGDVGVRDMPEIVVFNKADLIDEDERLVLRGLVPSAHFVSSRSGEGIAELREAVEEALPKPAIEIHALVPYDRGDLVAAIHETGMLLSSEHGEHGTSVHARVSERLAAELAPFAETH, from the coding sequence ATGACGGAAACCACGAACGACAAGCGCACCGACGAGACGGTCGAGCGCATCCTGGCGAACGCCGAACAGCGCACTGAAGCGCACGTGTTCGGAGCCGCCCAGGCGATCCAGGATGCCGCGACGGCGACCCACACCGACGCCGACGGCGCCCAGTGGGACCTCGACGACCGCCACGCACTGCGTCGCGTCGCCGGGCTCTCCACCGAACTCGAGGACGTCACGGAAGTCGAGTATCGGCAGCTGCGGCTCGAGAACGTCGTGCTGGTCGGCGTGTACCCGCAGGGTGCTCAGGAGGACGCGGAGAACTCGTTGCGCGAGCTGGCCGCCCTTTCGGAGACGGCTGGCGCCGTCGTGCTCGACGGCCTGCTGCAGCGCCGGCCGCACCCGGACCCCGCGACGTACATCGGTCGCGGAAAGGCTCAGGAGCTGAAGGACATCGTCGCGGCGACGGGTGCGGACACCGTGATCGCCGACACCGAACTCGCCCCCAGCCAGCGGCGAGCCCTCGAAGACGTCGTGAAGGTCAAGGTCATCGACCGCACCACCGTGATCCTCGACATCTTCAGCCAGCACGCCAAGAGCCGCGAGGGCAAGGCGCAGGTCGAGCTCGCACAGCTCGAGTATCTGCTTCCCCGTCTGCGAGGCTGGGGCGACTCGATGAGCCGCCAGGCCGGTGGTCAGGTCGGTGCCGGCGGCGCCGGAATGGGCTCGCGCGGCCCAGGTGAGACGAAGATCGAGCTGGACCGCCGTCGCATCCGCACGAAGATGGCGCTGCTGCGCCGTCAGATCCGGGACTTCAAGCCGGCTCGTGAGGCCAAGCGCGCCGAGCGCAAGCGCAACACGATTCCGTCGGTCGCGATCGCCGGCTACACGAACGCCGGCAAATCGAGCCTGCTGAACGCGCTCACCAACGCGGGCGTGCTCGTCGAGAATGCGCTGTTCGCGACGCTGGACGCCACGGTGCGCCGCACCGAGACCGCGGACGGGCGCGTGTTCACGTTGACCGACACGGTCGGGTTCGTCCGCAACCTGCCTCACCAGCTCGTCGAGGCGTTCCGCTCGACGCTGGAGGAGGTCGGCGAAGCGGATGTCGTACTCCACGTCGTCGACGGCTCCCATCCGGATCCTGCGGGTCAGCTGCAGACCGTCCGTGATGTCCTGGGCGATGTCGGCGTACGCGACATGCCGGAGATCGTGGTCTTCAACAAGGCCGATCTGATCGACGAGGACGAGCGACTGGTGCTGCGCGGCCTCGTGCCGAGCGCGCACTTCGTGTCATCGCGTTCCGGCGAGGGGATCGCCGAGCTCCGTGAAGCCGTCGAGGAGGCGCTGCCGAAGCCGGCGATCGAGATCCACGCGCTGGTGCCCTACGACCGGGGCGACCTCGTCGCCGCAATCCACGAGACGGGGATGCTGCTGTCCTCGGAGCACGGCGAGCACGGTACGAGCGTGCACGCGCGCGTCTCCGAGCGGCTGGCGGCCGAGCTCGCACCGTTCGCCGAGACGCACTGA